Proteins encoded together in one Nitrospira sp. window:
- a CDS encoding histidinol-phosphate transaminase: MALQVHPDIRSLSPYVPGKPIDELQREFGLTRVVKLASNENPLGPSPKAVAALNGVQDTLHRYPDGGAYQLRQALADRWKVTREHIILGNGSDEVIGLLARTFLAPGDEAVMADHTFVIYKMEVTAVHGRPVIVPLVNWTHDLESMAQAITPRTRLLFLCNPNNPTGTMVPADAVDRLMARVPDDVIVVFDEAYFEYVRHPQFPDAMAYVKQGRNAIVLRTFSKIYGLAGLRIGYGVSTPEVIDYLNRVRPPFNANSLAQKAALAALGDDEHVAKSRTVNAAGIEQVEQGLRTLGLIPIPTETNFLYFDAKRDGRGIFDALLREGIIVRHIEGTMLRVTIGQPDENTAFLQALGKVLGDGREES; encoded by the coding sequence ATGGCACTCCAAGTTCATCCTGATATCCGATCGCTCAGTCCTTACGTGCCGGGGAAGCCGATAGATGAGCTCCAGCGGGAGTTCGGGCTGACTCGGGTCGTGAAGCTGGCCTCCAACGAGAATCCACTCGGGCCTTCGCCCAAAGCGGTGGCGGCTCTGAACGGAGTGCAGGATACGCTCCATCGCTATCCAGATGGGGGAGCTTACCAACTGCGACAGGCCCTTGCCGATCGTTGGAAAGTCACACGAGAGCACATTATCCTCGGGAACGGGTCTGATGAGGTCATCGGCTTGCTCGCCAGAACATTTTTAGCTCCCGGCGATGAAGCCGTTATGGCGGATCACACGTTCGTGATCTACAAGATGGAGGTGACGGCCGTCCATGGAAGGCCGGTGATCGTCCCTCTCGTCAACTGGACTCACGACCTTGAGTCAATGGCCCAGGCCATCACGCCACGAACGCGATTGCTGTTTCTCTGTAATCCCAACAACCCTACCGGGACAATGGTGCCGGCGGATGCGGTCGACCGGCTGATGGCACGAGTGCCGGACGATGTGATTGTGGTGTTCGATGAGGCCTATTTTGAATATGTCCGCCATCCTCAATTTCCAGATGCCATGGCCTACGTGAAGCAAGGGCGGAACGCGATCGTCCTGAGGACCTTCTCGAAGATTTATGGGCTGGCCGGATTGCGAATCGGGTACGGCGTCAGCACGCCGGAGGTCATCGACTACTTGAATCGAGTTCGGCCTCCGTTCAATGCTAATAGCCTTGCCCAGAAAGCCGCGCTGGCTGCCTTGGGTGATGACGAGCATGTGGCGAAGAGTCGGACGGTCAATGCCGCCGGAATCGAACAGGTGGAGCAGGGGCTGCGGACGCTCGGACTCATACCGATCCCAACGGAAACCAATTTTCTCTACTTTGACGCCAAACGGGACGGACGCGGGATATTTGACGCACTTTTGCGAGAAGGCATTATTGTACGGCATATCGAGGGTACCATGCTGCGAGTCACCATCGGCCAACCCGACGAAAATACCGCCTTCCTTCAGGCGCTTGGCAAGGTCTTAGGTGACGGTAGAGAAGAGTCGTAA
- the pheA gene encoding prephenate dehydratase, whose amino-acid sequence MPKDMSEYRKEIDRIDDEIIRLLNERSKSVIEIGRLKKEKDAAANLHTAGREAEIIQRLTKLNTGPFPSEAIRSVYREIMSASLSLEAPQKVAYLGPRATFTHMACMQKFGSSVQYVPVQSIKEVFNEVERGRANFGVVPIENTTEGVVNHTLDMFIDSNLLIYGEILQEVSHHLLSKSGLMEEVKKIQSHPHALAQCRNWLETNLPHVPTVEVASTARAAEMCVDDPASAAIASELAGQLYGLKVIRARIEDNLNNFTRFLVLSQKPSEQTGKDKTSLMLSVKDKVGALYDLLRPFASYGISMTKIESRPSQRKAWEYIFFVDVEGHISDDRVNKAVEEVKARCLFMKILGSYPAHG is encoded by the coding sequence TCAATGAACGCTCAAAGAGCGTCATCGAAATCGGACGGCTCAAAAAAGAGAAGGATGCCGCCGCCAACCTCCACACCGCCGGTCGAGAAGCTGAAATCATCCAACGGCTTACCAAGCTCAATACCGGTCCGTTCCCCAGCGAGGCTATTCGGTCTGTCTATCGAGAAATCATGTCGGCCTCCCTGTCGCTTGAAGCTCCGCAGAAGGTGGCCTATCTCGGGCCGAGGGCGACCTTTACCCATATGGCCTGCATGCAGAAATTCGGTTCGTCCGTCCAGTATGTACCCGTCCAGAGTATTAAAGAGGTCTTCAACGAAGTGGAGCGGGGTCGGGCTAATTTTGGGGTGGTGCCGATCGAGAACACGACAGAAGGGGTGGTGAATCACACTCTTGACATGTTTATCGATTCCAACCTGCTGATTTACGGAGAGATTCTCCAAGAGGTCTCCCACCATCTGTTGTCAAAGTCGGGACTTATGGAAGAGGTGAAGAAGATTCAGTCACATCCGCATGCGCTGGCGCAGTGTCGGAACTGGCTGGAGACCAATCTGCCCCATGTTCCAACGGTGGAGGTGGCGAGTACGGCCCGAGCAGCCGAGATGTGCGTCGATGACCCGGCATCCGCCGCCATCGCGTCCGAGTTGGCCGGTCAGCTCTATGGTCTAAAAGTAATTAGGGCCAGAATCGAAGACAACCTGAATAACTTTACCCGTTTCCTGGTGCTTTCGCAAAAACCGTCGGAACAGACGGGGAAAGATAAGACGTCGTTGATGTTGTCGGTGAAGGATAAAGTCGGGGCCCTCTACGATCTGCTTCGTCCGTTCGCCTCCTATGGCATTAGCATGACAAAGATCGAGTCGCGTCCCTCGCAGCGCAAGGCGTGGGAATATATCTTCTTTGTGGATGTCGAGGGACACATCAGTGACGATCGGGTTAACAAGGCCGTAGAAGAAGTGAAGGCGCGCTGTCTCTTCATGAAGATTTTGGGTTCTTATCCGGCCCATGGCTGA
- the aroF gene encoding 3-deoxy-7-phosphoheptulonate synthase — MIIVLKPEASESEVDHIIDRLRDLGLKSQISTGQERTIIGVIGDDRILHNQPLTALPGVESVLPILAPWKLVSREFKKEPTIIDVGGVKIGAKKLAIMAGPCAVERLELTVGIAHEVKASGATILRGGAYKPRTSPYSFQGLGREGLDYLVEARKQTGLPVVSEILDTRDIELFLEKADIIQVGARNMQNFELLKEVGAYDKPVLLKRGLSATIKEFLLSAEYIMSRGNQNVMLCERGIRTFETQYRNTLDLAAIPTLKELSHLPVIVDPSHATGKWDLVAPMSKAAVAAGADGLLIEVHSNPECALCDGEESIKPSKFKILMGDLKNIAKAVGREL, encoded by the coding sequence ATGATCATCGTATTGAAACCGGAAGCATCGGAAAGCGAAGTCGACCACATTATCGACCGACTTCGGGATCTTGGCCTCAAATCACAAATCTCGACGGGTCAGGAGCGCACCATCATCGGGGTCATCGGCGACGATCGTATCCTGCACAATCAGCCCTTGACGGCACTTCCAGGTGTCGAAAGCGTACTGCCCATCCTGGCACCTTGGAAGCTGGTCAGTCGCGAGTTCAAAAAAGAGCCCACGATCATCGATGTCGGGGGTGTCAAAATCGGCGCCAAGAAACTCGCGATCATGGCTGGTCCTTGTGCAGTGGAGCGACTTGAGCTGACGGTCGGGATTGCCCATGAAGTCAAAGCTTCGGGGGCCACGATTCTGCGTGGTGGAGCTTATAAACCGCGAACGTCGCCCTATTCATTTCAAGGACTGGGCCGGGAAGGGCTGGACTATCTCGTCGAGGCGAGAAAGCAAACGGGTTTACCTGTGGTCAGTGAAATCTTGGATACTCGTGATATCGAACTGTTTTTGGAAAAGGCGGATATTATCCAGGTTGGTGCTCGGAACATGCAGAACTTCGAGCTGTTGAAGGAAGTCGGCGCCTATGACAAGCCCGTGCTCCTTAAACGAGGATTGTCGGCCACGATCAAAGAGTTTCTTCTGTCTGCCGAGTACATCATGTCACGCGGAAATCAGAATGTGATGCTGTGCGAGCGGGGTATTCGTACGTTCGAGACTCAGTACCGCAACACCCTGGATCTGGCGGCCATTCCAACGTTGAAAGAGCTGTCTCATCTCCCGGTCATCGTGGATCCCAGCCATGCCACAGGCAAGTGGGATCTTGTGGCACCGATGTCCAAAGCGGCGGTCGCGGCCGGGGCGGATGGGCTGCTTATTGAGGTTCATTCAAATCCCGAATGCGCGCTCTGTGACGGCGAAGAATCGATCAAGCCGTCAAAATTCAAGATACTGATGGGGGATCTGAAGAATATCGCGAAAGCCGT